From Woronichinia naegeliana WA131, the proteins below share one genomic window:
- a CDS encoding type IV pilus twitching motility protein PilT — MVQSPRPAAPPLPPLPMVENIPKAPPMPPPVAPPAVSNVSTGTPRSTGRAAGQPSLAELIRMAFDEGYSDVHLGVGEIPRMRDRGEMLALAYPEVDLPTFMSWLREILSEDEIQKFQRELEFDGATQYDFARVRINVFGSLRGPAMVLRLIPLKILTMEQLRLPEILRTVSDSHKGLILVTGPTGSGKSTTMAAMVDYINKEHSKHIITIEDPVEFVHQSRRSLVKQREVGMHTHKFDNALKAALREDPDIILVGEMRDKETVNTALKAAQTGHLVMGTLHTNSAIKTLERVLTLYTAEEQPAMRTALAESLVAIIAQGLCCTTDGKRAGFHDILINTETVKDYVRQGKYEEMAELMKDGEYDGMITANQSLFNLYKEGRITEETALELAPTPNEIAMMLRGRI, encoded by the coding sequence ATGGTTCAATCTCCTCGTCCTGCTGCTCCGCCTCTGCCACCCTTACCGATGGTGGAAAATATCCCCAAGGCTCCTCCCATGCCACCGCCAGTTGCTCCACCGGCAGTATCAAATGTCTCAACAGGAACACCTCGTTCTACGGGACGCGCTGCCGGACAGCCTAGTTTAGCGGAATTAATTCGCATGGCCTTTGATGAAGGATATTCGGATGTGCATTTGGGCGTAGGGGAAATTCCTCGGATGCGCGATCGCGGTGAAATGTTGGCGTTGGCCTATCCTGAGGTTGATCTACCGACCTTTATGAGTTGGTTGCGGGAAATTCTGAGTGAAGATGAGATCCAAAAATTTCAGCGAGAATTGGAATTTGATGGCGCGACTCAGTATGATTTTGCCCGGGTCCGGATCAATGTCTTTGGCAGTTTGCGAGGCCCAGCAATGGTATTGCGACTCATTCCGCTCAAAATTCTGACGATGGAGCAGTTGAGGCTTCCTGAAATACTAAGAACGGTGTCTGATTCCCATAAAGGACTGATTCTTGTCACCGGGCCAACGGGTTCAGGGAAATCCACAACCATGGCCGCAATGGTGGATTACATCAATAAGGAACACTCGAAACATATTATTACCATTGAAGATCCGGTGGAATTTGTGCATCAAAGTCGGCGATCGCTGGTCAAACAACGGGAAGTGGGGATGCACACCCATAAATTTGACAATGCCCTCAAAGCGGCTTTACGGGAAGACCCCGATATTATTCTGGTGGGGGAAATGCGGGACAAGGAAACGGTCAATACGGCCCTGAAAGCAGCCCAAACGGGCCACTTGGTCATGGGAACGCTCCATACGAATAGTGCGATTAAAACGCTAGAACGGGTTTTAACCCTCTATACAGCAGAAGAACAACCGGCGATGCGAACGGCTCTTGCAGAATCTTTAGTCGCCATTATTGCCCAGGGACTATGTTGCACAACCGATGGTAAACGGGCTGGTTTCCATGACATTCTGATCAATACAGAAACGGTGAAAGATTATGTTCGTCAAGGTAAGTACGAAGAAATGGCCGAGTTAATGAAAGATGGGGAATACGACGGCATGATCACAGCCAACCAATCTCTTTTTAACTTATACAAAGAAGGACGAATCACCGAAGAAACGGCTTTGGAATTGGCCCCTACTCCCAATGAAATCGCTATGATGCTCCGAGGCCGAATCTAA
- the pyrF gene encoding orotidine-5'-phosphate decarboxylase has protein sequence MNSDRIIVPLDVPTLEAAIALVEQLPQVSFWKVGLELFVSTGPEILQILKEQDKRIFLDLKFHDIPNTVMSACRSASQYGVDLLTIHATAGRSALKLAAEAMHQSQSPTKLVAITLLTSLISRDLAFDLKVPLELPDYVLQMALLAQESGIHGAVCSPQEVNQLREICDPDFLLICPGVRPSWSITGDQRRVMTPAEAIAAGADYLVIGRPITAAPSPQDAWEKICQEIA, from the coding sequence ATGAATTCAGACCGTATTATTGTTCCCCTAGATGTTCCGACCCTAGAAGCGGCGATCGCCTTGGTGGAACAATTACCCCAGGTCAGTTTTTGGAAAGTCGGACTAGAATTATTTGTCAGTACGGGGCCAGAAATTCTACAGATTTTGAAGGAACAGGACAAACGCATTTTTCTGGATTTAAAATTCCATGACATTCCTAACACAGTAATGAGTGCCTGTCGCTCGGCCAGTCAGTATGGAGTCGATTTATTGACCATCCATGCTACCGCCGGTCGGAGTGCTTTAAAACTAGCCGCAGAAGCCATGCACCAGAGCCAATCCCCCACAAAATTGGTGGCAATTACCCTATTAACCAGTCTCATTTCGCGAGATTTAGCCTTTGATCTGAAGGTTCCCCTCGAACTCCCCGATTATGTACTACAAATGGCCCTATTAGCTCAGGAATCAGGTATTCATGGAGCAGTGTGTTCTCCCCAAGAAGTCAACCAATTACGGGAAATTTGTGACCCTGATTTTCTGCTTATTTGTCCGGGGGTTCGTCCTAGTTGGTCAATCACAGGCGATCAACGTCGGGTTATGACTCCGGCAGAAGCGATCGCTGCGGGGGCGGATTATTTAGTCATTGGTCGTCCGATTACGGCGGCTCCTTCTCCTCAAGACGCTTGGGAAAAAATTTGTCAAGAAATCGCCTAA
- a CDS encoding glycosyltransferase family 4 protein: MSANPNLKFTNGHPISSLIQKGRSNLVKKLSKSPKISIIVSDLSSKGAGRWGGASRPFLLKQALEKLGYQVNLVGLAYDHGLPLEFPTHFAYISPCAYYTGGITFYRKIQELLPYLDGDIIYAIKVKPSSFGIGLIRKYLSKRPLILDIDDWEMSWYGGDAYRYINHWKGFVNDLILPQGSLKHPDHPLYLQYLEKWINQADRLTVHSQFIQKRFGGVYLPNGKDIEHFNPHNYSPELSRQKYDLTSYRLLMFPGAPRPYKGLEDVLMALEILNQPDLRLVIVGGSPYDDYDRQLHAKWAKWLIILPKLPIEKMPEIVAAAHIIVIPQRDHPAALAQFPLKLTDGMAMAKPILSTMVGDIPAILSNAGYLVPPQQPAAIAQQIDWIFNHWSEAEEKGQMARQRCVEHYSIEAMSEILATLITQL, translated from the coding sequence ATGTCTGCTAATCCTAATTTGAAGTTCACAAACGGCCACCCTATTTCCTCTCTTATTCAGAAAGGTAGAAGCAATCTAGTTAAAAAATTATCTAAAAGTCCTAAAATTTCAATCATTGTCAGTGATTTATCTAGCAAAGGAGCCGGACGTTGGGGAGGAGCCAGTCGCCCTTTTCTATTGAAACAAGCCTTAGAAAAATTAGGTTATCAGGTGAATTTAGTCGGTTTAGCCTATGATCACGGTTTGCCGCTAGAATTTCCTACTCATTTTGCCTATATTTCTCCCTGTGCTTACTATACTGGTGGCATCACTTTTTACCGAAAAATACAGGAGTTATTGCCCTACCTAGATGGTGATATTATCTATGCCATTAAAGTAAAGCCCAGTAGTTTTGGGATTGGCCTCATTCGGAAATATTTAAGCAAGCGACCCTTAATTCTAGATATTGATGATTGGGAAATGAGTTGGTATGGTGGAGATGCCTATCGATATATTAATCATTGGAAAGGGTTCGTTAATGATTTAATTTTACCCCAGGGCAGTTTAAAACATCCAGACCATCCTCTCTATTTACAGTATTTAGAAAAATGGATTAATCAGGCTGATCGCCTGACAGTGCATAGTCAATTTATCCAGAAGCGTTTTGGCGGTGTTTATCTTCCCAATGGCAAAGATATTGAGCATTTTAACCCTCATAATTATTCGCCAGAATTAAGCCGTCAAAAATATGATTTAACTTCTTATCGTTTACTGATGTTTCCGGGTGCGCCTCGTCCTTACAAGGGATTAGAAGATGTTTTGATGGCTTTGGAAATTCTCAATCAACCTGACCTGAGATTAGTGATTGTGGGAGGCAGTCCCTACGATGATTATGATCGGCAATTACATGCAAAGTGGGCTAAATGGTTGATCATTTTACCGAAATTGCCCATTGAAAAAATGCCAGAAATCGTCGCTGCGGCCCATATTATCGTTATTCCCCAACGGGATCATCCGGCAGCCTTGGCCCAATTTCCCCTCAAATTAACGGACGGGATGGCCATGGCCAAACCTATTCTTTCGACGATGGTTGGCGATATTCCTGCTATTTTAAGCAATGCGGGTTATTTAGTTCCACCCCAACAACCAGCAGCGATCGCTCAACAAATTGACTGGATTTTTAATCATTGGTCAGAAGCCGAAGAAAAAGGACAAATGGCTAGACAACGCTGTGTTGAACATTATAGTATTGAAGCGATGAGCGAAATTTTGGCAACTTTAATAACCCAATTGTAA
- a CDS encoding transposase: MYVGDGIKVGKEGRKMPGVKRLHQESEDVSKPEWIRGHYFNALSILVGVGKACFALPLVLRLDDGIKSKATEKGEGKGKKKVKTSLVTKMADLCVTYAEAGSYVILDAYFACEPVLKSFRQNALHLITRVRCSTVAYAPFCSVPTLTGRGRPRIWGSSIKLEKLFALAADFPTAKVWLYGQQVTVSYQCFEFHWDSPHQLVKFVLTQLPNGRRLILLSTDLCLTGPEIIAAYGLRFKIEVTFRQLVHLLGSFAYRFWLKSLPTLPTWPSNLILSDYPQAVQTQILNKVEAFERFVNLNAIALGLLQMGATFS, from the coding sequence GTGTATGTGGGTGATGGCATCAAAGTGGGGAAAGAAGGACGCAAGATGCCAGGTGTAAAACGACTACACCAAGAATCGGAAGATGTGTCCAAGCCAGAGTGGATAAGGGGTCATTACTTCAATGCCTTGAGTATTTTGGTGGGAGTAGGGAAAGCCTGCTTTGCCTTGCCCTTAGTGTTGCGGCTAGACGATGGCATCAAGTCCAAAGCAACCGAGAAGGGGGAGGGAAAAGGCAAAAAAAAGGTGAAGACGAGCCTGGTGACAAAAATGGCTGACCTTTGTGTTACTTACGCAGAGGCAGGGAGTTATGTAATTTTGGATGCTTATTTTGCTTGCGAACCAGTGCTCAAAAGTTTTCGCCAGAACGCCTTGCATCTAATCACAAGAGTGCGTTGCTCCACCGTCGCCTATGCCCCCTTTTGTTCCGTGCCGACGCTGACGGGGAGAGGACGACCACGGATTTGGGGGAGTTCGATAAAACTAGAAAAGCTGTTCGCTCTGGCGGCGGACTTTCCGACAGCTAAAGTCTGGCTCTATGGTCAACAAGTCACGGTTTCTTATCAGTGCTTTGAGTTCCACTGGGATAGTCCCCATCAGCTCGTCAAGTTTGTTCTGACCCAATTGCCTAACGGACGACGACTGATTCTGCTTTCTACTGATCTCTGTTTGACTGGACCTGAGATTATTGCCGCTTACGGTCTCCGATTTAAGATTGAAGTCACTTTTCGTCAATTAGTCCATCTTTTGGGCAGCTTTGCCTATCGTTTTTGGCTTAAGAGTCTTCCTACTTTACCTACCTGGCCCAGCAATCTTATCCTCAGTGACTATCCACAAGCTGTTCAGACTCAGATTTTAAACAAGGTAGAAGCCTTTGAGCGTTTTGTTAACCTTAATGCCATTGCTTTAGGGCTACTTCAAATGGGTGCGACCTTTAGTTGA
- a CDS encoding ISKra4 family transposase has protein sequence MTAKLINVEGSKIKIELTLELSRSMLDTEINIQKGLNEVGCIASKEALKYLDTDGSPLKIGEEIWKSKGEQPKEYQTPYGEVIVNRHVYQRSVGGKTYCPLEREARIIITSTPLLAKQVSSKMSGMAGKEVKNDLLENHGRKVALSYIQRLSEAVGSVVQAKEEAWSYAPPKEDSQIATVGIGLDGTCMLMCEDGYREAMVGTVSLYDSEGERQHTIYLGAAPEYGKKSFLERLEREIERAKKRYPEATLVGIADGAESNWKFLEKQTEEQILDFYHASGYLGALAEALHPNTVSKQKEWLTENCRELKHEKGKAGELLNLMKEVKEEKSHSKNLTEKLQAAITYYENHQHQMDYAEYLEKKYPIGSGVTEAACKTLVKQRLCCSGMRWKEKGAGIILSLRALVLTKERWSQFWAKLDQYGFPVEP, from the coding sequence ATGACAGCAAAACTAATTAATGTAGAGGGTTCAAAGATAAAAATAGAACTAACATTAGAACTCAGTCGTTCAATGTTGGATACAGAAATAAATATTCAAAAAGGCTTAAACGAAGTAGGTTGCATCGCCAGCAAAGAAGCCTTGAAATATTTAGATACAGATGGTTCACCCTTAAAAATCGGTGAAGAAATCTGGAAGAGTAAGGGAGAGCAACCGAAAGAATATCAAACACCTTATGGTGAGGTTATAGTGAATCGTCATGTATATCAGCGTTCAGTAGGAGGAAAAACGTATTGCCCCTTAGAAAGAGAAGCAAGGATAATCATAACATCAACGCCATTATTGGCAAAACAGGTATCCTCAAAAATGTCAGGGATGGCAGGCAAAGAGGTGAAAAATGATTTATTAGAAAATCATGGTAGAAAAGTAGCGCTATCCTATATCCAAAGATTGAGTGAAGCAGTAGGAAGTGTGGTACAGGCAAAAGAAGAAGCGTGGAGTTATGCCCCGCCCAAGGAGGATAGCCAAATTGCAACAGTGGGAATAGGATTAGATGGAACCTGTATGCTGATGTGTGAGGATGGCTACCGTGAAGCAATGGTGGGAACCGTTTCCCTATACGATAGTGAGGGAGAACGTCAACATACAATCTATCTAGGTGCGGCACCAGAGTATGGAAAAAAGAGTTTTCTAGAAAGATTAGAAAGAGAAATTGAGCGAGCGAAAAAACGTTATCCAGAGGCAACATTGGTCGGGATAGCAGACGGGGCAGAATCAAATTGGAAGTTTTTAGAAAAGCAAACGGAAGAACAGATATTAGATTTCTATCATGCCTCTGGTTACTTAGGTGCCTTGGCAGAAGCGTTGCATCCGAATACAGTGTCAAAACAAAAAGAATGGTTGACTGAAAATTGTCGAGAACTCAAGCATGAAAAAGGAAAAGCAGGAGAACTGCTAAATCTGATGAAAGAAGTCAAAGAAGAAAAAAGTCATTCTAAGAATCTTACCGAGAAACTACAAGCGGCGATTACTTATTACGAGAATCATCAGCATCAAATGGATTATGCTGAATACTTAGAGAAAAAGTATCCGATTGGTTCAGGTGTTACGGAAGCAGCTTGTAAGACGTTGGTCAAACAACGATTATGTTGTTCAGGGATGCGATGGAAGGAAAAAGGAGCAGGAATTATTTTGAGCCTACGAGCTTTGGTATTGACCAAGGAACGATGGAGTCAATTTTGGGCAAAACTTGATCAATATGGGTTCCCTGTAGAACCCTGA
- a CDS encoding pentapeptide repeat-containing protein, with protein MHLLEIQNPYPDCVLMNLEAFPHPTEAALTLVLNISFHEQWKTLLGGRIKFGLKRGIFKLQVRDCEFFPQASELETVLQFPSGTVKDFSWQFSPLPQTALLKASSQRLTLGTLKLQEQPCHLIATFEIRPSGLTITDAEGLWRPDISPNKHAIIDRLLARYLVQHYFSPAISWLQLAVGNLENWDDLFSDRPKTRDESSLSQLEALIHKIYDAPTQKLKELCQLAGLESKLDLAGGNFLGATLSGEELSHTELVGCNFRGAILTDADFSESDLDYAILTGADLSGAYLESARLRYADFRKGSLALANLISSDLSRANLQGTIVNNANFSGAIVTDALFGDNPGMTVEMRQSLMARGAKFLADLDSEVLS; from the coding sequence ATGCACCTACTGGAAATTCAAAATCCCTATCCAGATTGTGTCTTGATGAATTTGGAGGCATTCCCCCATCCCACTGAAGCCGCCTTGACTTTGGTGTTAAATATTAGTTTTCATGAACAGTGGAAGACGCTATTGGGGGGAAGAATTAAGTTTGGACTGAAAAGAGGGATCTTTAAATTACAGGTAAGAGACTGTGAATTTTTTCCTCAAGCCTCAGAACTGGAGACGGTTTTACAATTTCCCAGTGGCACGGTTAAGGATTTTTCCTGGCAGTTTTCTCCCTTACCTCAAACAGCTTTACTCAAGGCCTCTTCCCAACGTTTGACCCTTGGAACCCTTAAACTTCAAGAACAGCCCTGTCACTTGATTGCGACTTTTGAAATTCGTCCCTCAGGTCTAACAATCACGGATGCGGAGGGATTATGGCGACCAGATATTAGTCCTAATAAACACGCAATTATTGATCGTCTTCTAGCTCGTTATCTTGTTCAGCATTACTTCAGTCCGGCCATAAGTTGGCTTCAGTTGGCGGTTGGTAATTTAGAAAATTGGGATGATTTATTCAGCGATCGCCCTAAAACGAGAGATGAGTCATCCTTAAGCCAGCTTGAAGCGTTAATCCACAAGATTTATGATGCCCCCACCCAGAAGCTTAAAGAACTTTGTCAATTGGCCGGTTTAGAATCCAAACTGGATTTAGCGGGGGGGAATTTTCTCGGTGCGACCCTGAGTGGAGAAGAGTTGAGTCATACGGAATTAGTCGGCTGTAATTTTCGGGGGGCAATTTTAACCGATGCTGATTTTAGTGAATCAGATTTAGACTACGCGATTTTGACTGGGGCCGATCTGAGTGGAGCCTATTTAGAATCGGCTCGATTGCGTTATGCGGATTTTCGCAAAGGAAGTTTGGCTTTGGCGAATCTGATCAGTAGTGATTTAAGCAGGGCCAATCTGCAAGGTACGATTGTCAATAATGCTAATTTTAGTGGCGCGATCGTGACCGATGCCCTATTTGGGGATAATCCTGGGATGACCGTGGAAATGCGTCAAAGTCTGATGGCCAGAGGAGCAAAATTTTTAGCCGATCTTGACTCAGAGGTGTTATCCTAA
- a CDS encoding IS4 family transposase, which produces MARQHPRRKGNPDLRRKTNQPGVEIPEITKELFELLEPTMFTPLKYLQGTHEKMMRDRVLNLPVMVALVLSIVYRQIAGISEAVRLLEEEGLLWVASLKVSKQAVSKRMMNVPAEIFAILLKGVLEKAAEKGKKLQVGEKWEKIREKFSAVWIADGSTLEQIRKNMKISKEEKSKLGGKIMMVVEAFTQRPVTLWYTENDKSNDKIWCEELAAKLPENGLILVDMGFFSFVWFDLLTEAKKFFLTRFRAGTSYKTKQVLSQGSHYRDEIIIMGNYRSNPCKHPVRLVSVLWGTIWYQYLTNVLSPEQLSAEEVCDLYRRRWTIEEAFLLTKRLLGLAYLWVGNKNGVQIQIICTLIFYTVLNQLVGEVAIALNQPKEKISVEMVFRSLYYVAKAIARGEKPDTVTYLAERAKLFGLVKAERKRHREKAALNQQIWEPIPLS; this is translated from the coding sequence ATGGCAAGACAACATCCTCGGAGAAAAGGAAACCCAGACTTACGTCGTAAGACAAATCAGCCAGGGGTAGAAATCCCTGAAATAACAAAAGAGTTGTTTGAATTACTAGAACCCACAATGTTTACACCATTAAAATATTTACAGGGAACTCATGAGAAAATGATGAGAGATAGGGTGCTAAATTTACCAGTAATGGTGGCATTAGTGTTAAGTATAGTGTATCGTCAAATAGCGGGTATAAGTGAAGCGGTAAGACTGTTAGAGGAAGAGGGATTGCTATGGGTAGCATCATTAAAAGTAAGCAAACAGGCAGTATCAAAAAGAATGATGAATGTGCCAGCCGAAATATTTGCAATATTACTAAAAGGAGTGTTAGAAAAAGCAGCCGAAAAAGGGAAGAAGCTCCAAGTAGGAGAAAAATGGGAAAAAATAAGAGAAAAGTTTAGTGCAGTGTGGATAGCAGATGGCTCAACGCTAGAGCAGATAAGGAAAAATATGAAAATAAGTAAAGAAGAAAAGAGTAAATTGGGGGGTAAAATAATGATGGTAGTGGAAGCCTTTACCCAAAGACCCGTTACTTTATGGTACACAGAAAATGATAAATCAAATGATAAAATATGGTGTGAAGAATTGGCAGCTAAATTACCAGAAAATGGTTTAATTCTCGTAGATATGGGATTTTTTAGCTTTGTGTGGTTTGATTTGTTAACAGAAGCTAAAAAGTTTTTTCTAACCAGATTTAGAGCGGGTACATCTTACAAAACCAAACAAGTATTGTCTCAAGGTAGTCATTACAGAGATGAGATTATCATTATGGGAAATTACCGTTCTAATCCTTGCAAGCATCCGGTGAGATTAGTCTCAGTATTATGGGGAACAATCTGGTATCAGTATTTAACAAATGTGTTGTCTCCCGAACAACTGTCCGCCGAAGAGGTCTGTGATTTATATCGAAGACGATGGACAATCGAAGAAGCCTTTTTATTAACGAAAAGACTTTTAGGACTAGCCTATTTATGGGTAGGGAATAAGAATGGTGTCCAAATCCAGATTATTTGCACTTTGATTTTCTATACGGTCTTAAATCAATTGGTAGGGGAAGTGGCGATTGCTCTAAATCAACCGAAAGAAAAAATCTCAGTAGAGATGGTGTTTCGGAGTCTATACTATGTAGCGAAGGCTATTGCTAGAGGAGAAAAGCCTGATACAGTAACCTATCTGGCTGAACGTGCTAAGTTATTTGGTTTGGTCAAAGCTGAGAGAAAGCGACATCGAGAAAAGGCCGCTCTCAATCAACAAATTTGGGAACCCATTCCTTTAAGTTGA
- a CDS encoding IS630 family transposase — protein sequence MTMLTLNFLDQKTKKELQKALKTEEHAVTRERILIMLLRNEGKTYDEISGLLGCCKRQVWYWYNNGNPKEIESLRDKRKKGNHRKVTEEYIEKLTEIIIKEPEEFGYEFGRWTVARLSTHMEKETGILLGNTQLRNMLKKKRFVYIWAKYSLEDKQDEQKREEFRKKVEEYKKLLKEKPESIQIWFWDESGFSLRIIRRKHWTKKGKRKKVRGDRRKGRVNVMGGIRYTDKKRWVDLIPTGNSQNFKSVLLKFYKDIQREWIEQGNKKEDFEKNGLKIVIILDNASFHKKQEILDESTEEMPNIILEFLPPYSPRADSF from the coding sequence ATGACTATGCTGACGTTAAACTTCTTAGACCAAAAGACCAAGAAAGAGCTACAAAAAGCCCTTAAAACGGAAGAGCACGCAGTTACAAGAGAGAGAATATTGATTATGTTACTGAGAAATGAAGGAAAAACGTATGATGAAATATCAGGATTATTAGGATGTTGCAAACGACAAGTGTGGTACTGGTATAATAATGGAAATCCGAAAGAGATAGAAAGCTTAAGAGACAAAAGAAAAAAAGGAAATCACAGGAAAGTAACAGAAGAATACATAGAGAAATTGACGGAGATAATAATCAAAGAGCCTGAAGAGTTTGGATATGAATTTGGACGTTGGACAGTAGCAAGACTATCAACTCATATGGAAAAAGAAACGGGTATATTGTTAGGAAATACACAACTTAGAAATATGCTTAAAAAAAAGCGATTTGTCTACATCTGGGCAAAATATAGTCTAGAAGATAAACAAGATGAGCAAAAAAGAGAGGAATTTAGAAAGAAAGTTGAAGAGTACAAGAAGCTTTTGAAAGAAAAGCCAGAATCAATCCAGATATGGTTTTGGGATGAAAGTGGCTTCAGCTTAAGAATAATACGGAGAAAACATTGGACAAAAAAAGGAAAGCGTAAAAAAGTGAGGGGAGATAGAAGAAAAGGAAGAGTCAATGTAATGGGTGGTATTAGATATACTGACAAAAAACGGTGGGTTGATTTGATTCCCACTGGTAACTCTCAGAACTTCAAGAGTGTATTATTAAAATTTTACAAAGACATACAAAGAGAATGGATAGAACAAGGAAATAAAAAAGAAGACTTTGAAAAGAATGGTCTGAAGATTGTGATTATTTTAGATAATGCGAGCTTCCACAAAAAGCAAGAAATTCTAGACGAGAGCACGGAAGAAATGCCAAACATTATTTTGGAGTTTTTACCCCCCTATAGTCCTAGGGCTGATTCATTCTAA
- the gloB gene encoding hydroxyacylglutathione hydrolase, with protein MDIKRLPALSDNYIFLLHDPQSKTAAVVDPAEPQPVLDCLQSLDAQLVAIFNTHHHGDHVGANQALLRQFPELIVYGGAEDRGRIPGQQVYLQEGDRVSFGDREAVIYFIPGHTRAHIAYYFAPAQSGETGELFCGDTIFAGGCGRLFEGTPAQMVDSIGKLRELPDNTRVWCAHEYTLGNLKFALTVEPNNTLLQQRYQRVTAQRSRGEATIPSLLGEEKQTNPFLRWDSDAIKQAMGLEPATRVFGKLRGMKDNF; from the coding sequence ATGGACATTAAACGCCTCCCTGCCCTATCAGATAATTATATTTTCCTACTCCACGATCCGCAAAGCAAAACTGCCGCAGTGGTTGATCCGGCGGAACCGCAACCCGTTCTAGATTGTTTGCAGAGTTTAGACGCGCAATTAGTGGCAATTTTTAATACTCATCATCATGGTGATCATGTGGGTGCAAATCAGGCTCTTTTGAGGCAATTTCCCGAACTGATTGTTTATGGAGGAGCCGAAGATCGAGGACGCATCCCAGGACAACAGGTTTATCTTCAAGAGGGCGATCGCGTTTCCTTTGGCGATCGAGAAGCCGTGATCTATTTTATTCCAGGTCATACTCGCGCCCATATTGCCTACTATTTTGCCCCCGCTCAGTCGGGAGAAACGGGAGAATTATTTTGTGGAGATACCATTTTTGCCGGTGGCTGTGGTCGCTTATTTGAAGGAACACCAGCCCAGATGGTTGATTCGATTGGTAAATTACGAGAATTACCAGATAATACAAGGGTTTGGTGCGCCCATGAATATACCTTGGGGAATCTAAAATTTGCCCTTACTGTTGAACCAAATAATACCCTTCTACAACAACGTTATCAAAGAGTAACAGCCCAGCGATCGCGGGGAGAAGCCACCATTCCGTCTCTATTAGGAGAAGAAAAACAAACCAATCCCTTTTTGCGTTGGGATAGTGATGCCATTAAACAAGCGATGGGACTAGAGCCAGCCACACGGGTCTTCGGCAAGTTGCGAGGCATGAAGGATAATTTTTAA
- a CDS encoding ion transporter produces MRTPNLFSPNLRDKIANYLEEIDTPTSIGINLAILGLTVFSLIIFVIQTYPISPNLRDLLNDLDTIILILFTIEYSLRLWAAKSRWKFFFDFFSIIDLISIIPLFLGWFDIRFLRIFRWFRLLKLIRLANSDLFAVKLKFKDQIIFVRIYLVLFSTVFIYSGLIYQLEHPHNPDLFRNFFDALYYSIVTMTTVGFGDIIPLSESGRLLTVMMILTGIILIPWQIGDLVKQLLKASSTTSLFCSGCGLLTHDADANFCKICGLKLSVSLNKYTEDYSAAIAKISQD; encoded by the coding sequence ATGCGTACTCCCAATCTTTTTTCTCCTAACCTGCGGGATAAAATTGCCAACTATCTTGAGGAAATCGATACGCCCACCAGTATCGGTATTAACTTAGCGATTTTAGGACTAACAGTTTTCTCCCTAATTATCTTTGTCATTCAAACCTATCCTATTTCGCCCAACCTACGAGATCTTTTAAATGACTTAGATACCATTATTTTGATTTTATTTACTATAGAATATAGTTTAAGACTGTGGGCGGCAAAATCTCGATGGAAATTCTTCTTTGATTTTTTTTCAATCATTGATCTTATTTCCATTATTCCCCTCTTTTTGGGCTGGTTTGATATCCGCTTTTTAAGAATTTTTCGCTGGTTTCGGCTGCTTAAACTGATTCGCTTGGCTAACAGTGATCTCTTTGCTGTCAAGCTAAAATTTAAAGATCAAATTATCTTTGTTCGTATTTATCTAGTCTTATTCTCGACCGTTTTTATCTATTCAGGTTTAATTTATCAGCTTGAACATCCCCATAATCCAGACCTTTTCCGTAATTTTTTTGACGCGCTTTACTATTCGATTGTCACCATGACGACAGTGGGATTTGGTGATATTATCCCGCTCTCTGAAAGCGGTCGTCTGTTAACGGTGATGATGATTTTAACCGGAATTATTCTGATTCCTTGGCAAATTGGAGACCTGGTTAAACAGTTATTAAAGGCAAGTAGCACAACTTCCCTGTTTTGTAGTGGCTGTGGTTTGTTAACCCACGATGCTGATGCTAATTTCTGTAAAATTTGTGGGCTAAAATTATCGGTTAGTCTGAATAAATATACTGAGGATTATTCGGCAGCGATCGCCAAAATCTCCCAAGACTGA